Proteins encoded in a region of the bacterium genome:
- the mnmA gene encoding tRNA 2-thiouridine(34) synthase MnmA has product MAFPLDIPPGVRERLGPGTTVLLGISGGVDSAVSLAVLRELGCDVQCVTFKNFCYGDASADLTDKSCCSLEAIDDARRLAARFDAPHWVGDVERPFREAVIDPFIADYARAETPNPCLDCNGTVRFPELVRLAARQGCAFAATGHYARIAAVDGTMRLLRGVDPAKDQSYFLHRIDPELFPRLVFPLGWADKTQVRAAAAALGLPVATKRDSQEICFVPDGDRSFLFAEHADGPATRPGDIVDRSGRVLGRHRGLIHYTVGQRKGLGVAAPEPLYVLELDLAGGRLVVGAREETLRTRVVATGWQAAGPQLPAQGEVAAGDEPVVARIRHRHGGARVAAWRLAAGRLELDLAEPVDAPAPGQACVLYRGDVVLGGGRIAREADHG; this is encoded by the coding sequence ATGGCGTTCCCGCTGGACATCCCGCCCGGGGTGCGTGAGCGCCTCGGGCCCGGGACCACCGTCCTGCTCGGCATCAGCGGCGGCGTCGACAGCGCGGTCAGCCTGGCGGTGCTGCGCGAGCTGGGCTGCGACGTCCAGTGCGTGACCTTCAAGAACTTCTGCTATGGCGACGCGTCGGCCGACCTGACCGACAAGTCGTGCTGCTCGCTCGAGGCCATCGACGACGCCCGGCGCCTGGCGGCGCGCTTCGACGCGCCGCACTGGGTCGGCGACGTGGAACGGCCCTTCCGCGAGGCCGTGATCGACCCCTTCATCGCCGACTACGCCCGCGCCGAAACACCCAATCCGTGCCTGGACTGCAACGGCACCGTGCGCTTTCCCGAACTGGTGCGGCTGGCCGCGCGGCAGGGGTGCGCCTTCGCGGCGACGGGGCACTACGCGCGCATCGCCGCGGTGGACGGGACGATGCGGCTGCTGCGCGGCGTCGATCCGGCCAAGGACCAGAGCTACTTCCTGCACCGGATCGATCCGGAGCTCTTCCCGCGGCTGGTGTTCCCCCTCGGCTGGGCGGACAAGACCCAGGTGCGGGCGGCGGCGGCGGCGCTCGGGCTGCCGGTGGCGACCAAGCGCGACAGCCAGGAGATCTGCTTCGTGCCGGACGGCGACCGCAGTTTCCTCTTCGCCGAACACGCCGACGGTCCGGCCACGCGGCCGGGGGACATCGTCGACCGGTCGGGGCGGGTGCTCGGCAGGCACCGTGGCCTGATCCACTACACGGTGGGGCAGCGCAAGGGGCTGGGCGTGGCCGCGCCGGAACCGCTGTACGTGCTGGAACTCGACCTGGCGGGAGGGCGGCTCGTCGTGGGCGCCCGCGAGGAGACCCTGCGCACCCGCGTCGTGGCCACGGGCTGGCAGGCGGCGGGGCCGCAGCTCCCGGCACAGGGCGAGGTGGCCGCCGGCGACGAGCCCGTCGTGGCCCGTATCCGGCATCGTCACGGCGGAGCGCGCGTGGCGGCCTGGCGACTCGCGGCGGGGCGCCTCGAACTCGATTTGGCCGAACCGGTCGACGCGCCCGCGCCGGGTCAGGCCTGCGTGCTGTACCGCGGCGACGTGGTGCTCGGCGGCGGGCGGATCGCGAGGGAGGCGGACCATGGCTGA
- a CDS encoding tetratricopeptide repeat protein produces the protein MNRIEGNSTGATTATGLLLALVAAGLLLGLTGCKESVPESDLDKFIARTETLDGQALEDTLQALAAGPAPFSAYAHYLLGNRAYAAAGDSAATVGWGDDGVGVLLATAEEHFTAAIARDSTFIEPMVNLGSLWDDRSEQMGSRAERDERMDKARLYYDMALKVDPTDEKARCNLGALYLRQRRVGDALREFNTALEHDDRSALAHYNLAIMFAEQKVYREAIVEWELAAKFDPDGDIGGRSRDNIRIVRDLMNAPDPAGH, from the coding sequence ATGAATCGCATCGAGGGGAATTCGACCGGGGCCACCACCGCGACCGGCCTGCTGCTGGCCCTGGTCGCCGCGGGCCTGCTGCTCGGCCTGACGGGTTGCAAGGAATCGGTGCCCGAGTCGGACCTGGACAAGTTCATCGCCCGCACCGAGACCCTCGACGGGCAGGCCCTGGAGGACACCCTGCAGGCCCTGGCCGCGGGGCCGGCCCCCTTCAGCGCCTACGCCCACTACCTGCTGGGCAACCGCGCCTATGCCGCGGCCGGCGATTCGGCGGCGACCGTGGGCTGGGGTGACGACGGTGTGGGCGTGCTGCTGGCCACGGCCGAGGAGCACTTCACGGCGGCCATCGCCCGGGACAGCACCTTCATCGAGCCGATGGTGAACCTGGGTTCGCTGTGGGACGACCGCTCGGAGCAGATGGGCAGCCGCGCCGAGCGCGACGAGCGCATGGACAAGGCCCGGCTGTACTACGACATGGCGCTCAAGGTCGATCCGACCGACGAGAAGGCCCGCTGCAACCTGGGGGCGCTGTACCTGCGCCAGCGCCGGGTGGGCGACGCCCTGCGCGAGTTCAACACGGCCCTCGAGCACGACGACCGCAGCGCCCTGGCCCACTACAACCTGGCGATCATGTTCGCGGAGCAGAAGGTGTACCGCGAGGCGATCGTGGAGTGGGAACTGGCGGCCAAGTTCGATCCCGACGGGGACATCGGGGGCCGCTCGCGCGACAACATCCGCATCGTCAGGGACCTCATGAACGCGCCGGATCCCGCCGGCCACTGA
- a CDS encoding biopolymer transporter ExbD, translating to MRFRPQKKGRSLIINVTTLIDVMFLLLIFFMVTSTFKNQPAVNLVLPRSATATETVDTPSVLYLTRDDRIFLNDTEVDETRLPELLGRLRASTGEDRMVLRADEAASHGRVVALIDTIKQSGFTRVSLSARGGPGR from the coding sequence ATGAGGTTCCGGCCGCAAAAGAAGGGTCGCAGCCTGATCATCAACGTCACGACGCTCATCGACGTGATGTTCCTGCTGCTCATCTTCTTCATGGTCACCTCGACCTTCAAGAACCAGCCGGCGGTGAACCTCGTGCTGCCGCGTTCGGCGACGGCCACCGAGACGGTCGACACGCCGAGCGTGCTGTACCTGACGCGGGACGACCGGATCTTCCTCAACGACACCGAGGTTGACGAGACGCGTTTGCCGGAACTTCTTGGGCGTCTGCGGGCTTCGACGGGGGAGGACCGGATGGTCCTCCGCGCAGACGAGGCGGCGTCCCACGGCCGCGTCGTGGCCCTCATCGACACCATCAAGCAGAGCGGATTCACGCGGGTCAGTCTGTCGGCCCGCGGCGGGCCGGGGCGTTGA
- a CDS encoding MotA/TolQ/ExbB proton channel family protein: protein MWEMILAGRYMMIPIAIASLVGMTVIIERILVLRQGRIVRPEIASAVETLSASPDLSTAYATCDRHPGPFANIVRAGLDHADNDWTIIRDVLEEAGRQEATRLTRRLGILETVAAVSPLLGLLGTVLGMIRVFATISLAGLGNPETLSSGISEAMVTTAAGLIIGIPALVAHNWLNGRADRIIFDLEFYSSKVLDTLRRRRQAARDGRSAG, encoded by the coding sequence ATGTGGGAAATGATCCTCGCCGGACGCTACATGATGATCCCCATCGCCATCGCGTCCCTGGTGGGCATGACGGTGATCATCGAACGGATCCTGGTGCTGCGCCAGGGGCGCATCGTGCGGCCGGAGATCGCCTCGGCGGTCGAGACGCTGTCGGCCAGCCCCGACCTGTCGACGGCCTACGCCACCTGCGACCGGCACCCCGGACCGTTCGCCAACATCGTCCGGGCCGGCCTCGACCACGCGGACAACGACTGGACCATCATCCGTGACGTGCTGGAGGAAGCGGGACGCCAGGAGGCCACGCGCCTGACGCGACGGCTGGGCATCCTGGAGACGGTGGCGGCGGTGTCGCCGCTGCTGGGGCTGCTGGGCACGGTGCTGGGCATGATCCGCGTCTTCGCGACCATCTCGCTGGCCGGGCTGGGCAATCCCGAGACCCTCTCGAGCGGCATCTCCGAGGCCATGGTCACCACCGCCGCCGGCCTGATCATCGGCATCCCGGCCCTGGTGGCCCACAACTGGCTGAACGGCCGGGCCGACCGCATCATCTTCGATCTCGAGTTCTACTCGTCCAAGGTGCTGGACACCCTGCGGCGCCGGCGTCAGGCCGCCCGCGACGGACGGTCGGCGGGATGA